From Bifidobacterium sp. ESL0790, one genomic window encodes:
- a CDS encoding nitroreductase family protein, which produces MSEHNQLIDMVNIRTSTRNWSATPLDDEKARQLEASIDAIDTISGLHVQLVRNQPKVFADANASGHFVNAADYIAVVGPKDDEARERAGFFTERLVLTATSWGLATCWVSGSLDRDEAAKHCRIKAGETLYLVVVIGQHEHPKDFVSKDYQTLAAEAASHRESITFDAMTPTMSAEEREHAPEWFKAGVEAARKAPSAMNFQPVRFSYSATDDTAAATLDHSVDDGQALNDLGIAKLNFQIGAGSGQWAWGEGGLFIHR; this is translated from the coding sequence ATGAGTGAACATAATCAACTGATAGATATGGTCAACATCCGCACCTCGACCCGCAACTGGTCGGCCACGCCACTCGACGACGAGAAGGCCCGGCAACTCGAGGCGTCCATCGACGCGATCGACACGATCTCCGGCCTGCACGTGCAGCTGGTGCGCAACCAGCCCAAGGTCTTCGCCGACGCCAACGCCTCCGGCCACTTCGTCAACGCGGCGGACTACATCGCCGTGGTCGGCCCGAAGGACGACGAGGCCCGCGAGCGCGCCGGCTTCTTCACCGAGCGTCTGGTGCTCACCGCCACCTCATGGGGCCTGGCGACCTGCTGGGTCAGCGGCAGCCTGGACCGCGACGAGGCCGCGAAACATTGCCGTATCAAGGCCGGCGAGACGCTCTACCTGGTGGTCGTCATTGGCCAGCACGAGCATCCGAAGGACTTCGTCTCCAAGGATTACCAGACGTTGGCCGCCGAGGCCGCCTCGCATCGCGAGTCCATCACCTTCGATGCGATGACGCCGACGATGAGCGCCGAGGAACGCGAGCACGCCCCGGAATGGTTCAAGGCGGGCGTCGAGGCCGCGCGCAAGGCCCCGAGCGCCATGAATTTCCAGCCGGTGCGTTTCTCCTACAGCGCAACCGACGACACCGCCGCGGCGACGCTTGACCACAGCGTCGACGACGGCCAGGCGTTGAACGATCTGGGCATCGCCAAGCTCAACTTCCAAATCGGCGCCGGCAGCGGGCAGTGGGCCTGGGGCGAGGGCGGCCTGTTCATCCACCGCTGA
- a CDS encoding glycosyltransferase family 2 protein encodes MSENEETVENGVAASVAQSPIEKLAIVVVTYKRQELLATLFDSIEKLTVAPWRVVVVDNEHSDKTRGMVEEFSAALAAQWGETEADESGNTARVLYEPQAGNIGGSGGFSNGVKKAYEIGAEWFWVMDDDVAVLPNAIQELSKWTPRHDVVQGSRLDYDGGDFYWQYDFIVPLGIPNPIAPAAFGPSGYRTMDTMCFEGGLFRRNIVEQIGLPDPRFFIYWDDTIYGYLASKVTDPIVVRDKIIRRTRVIGNWDIAGVRQLNSTSDMNRYHIMRNRGYMARYFMAHGDYRPALFGLGTLLTAIKEVIRLVAVDREHLKTGLKQIAKGWVDSRKLLHDPNWKPMPPLK; translated from the coding sequence ATGAGTGAAAACGAGGAAACTGTGGAAAATGGTGTCGCGGCAAGTGTGGCGCAGTCACCGATAGAGAAGCTCGCCATCGTCGTGGTGACCTACAAGCGCCAGGAGCTCTTGGCGACGCTGTTCGATTCGATCGAGAAGCTCACCGTGGCGCCATGGCGCGTGGTCGTGGTCGACAACGAGCATAGCGACAAGACCCGCGGCATGGTCGAGGAGTTCTCGGCGGCGCTCGCGGCCCAGTGGGGCGAGACGGAAGCCGACGAAAGCGGCAACACCGCGCGCGTGCTCTATGAGCCGCAGGCGGGCAACATCGGCGGTTCCGGCGGCTTCTCCAACGGCGTGAAGAAGGCCTACGAGATCGGCGCGGAATGGTTCTGGGTGATGGACGACGATGTGGCCGTCCTACCCAACGCCATCCAGGAACTCTCCAAGTGGACCCCGCGGCACGATGTGGTCCAGGGCTCTCGCCTCGACTACGACGGTGGAGATTTCTACTGGCAGTATGACTTCATCGTGCCGCTCGGCATCCCCAATCCCATCGCGCCCGCGGCGTTCGGCCCCTCCGGCTACCGCACGATGGACACGATGTGCTTCGAGGGCGGGCTCTTCCGCCGCAACATCGTCGAGCAGATCGGTCTGCCGGACCCGCGCTTCTTCATCTATTGGGACGACACGATCTACGGCTACCTCGCCAGCAAGGTCACCGACCCCATCGTCGTGCGCGACAAGATCATTCGCCGCACCCGCGTGATCGGCAACTGGGACATCGCCGGCGTGCGCCAGCTCAACTCGACCTCCGACATGAACCGCTACCACATCATGCGAAACCGCGGCTACATGGCCCGCTACTTCATGGCGCACGGCGACTATCGCCCGGCGCTCTTCGGACTGGGCACGCTGCTCACCGCCATCAAGGAGGTCATCCGTCTGGTCGCCGTCGACCGCGAGCACCTGAAGACCGGGCTCAAGCAGATCGCCAAGGGCTGGGTCGACTCGCGCAAGCTCCTGCACGATCCGAACTGGAAGCCGATGCCGCCCCTGAAGTGA
- a CDS encoding ECF transporter S component — MSDISGTQKPSDSHRRDKTQSSHSTGVADKGRWSTQRIAVYALFVALAMAASFLEFPIMPGVPWLKYDLSGIICLVAGFAFGPSAAFIVSVLSWIPHLFMNPWGAVMSILVSVFLSVPAAMVYKRMRTRVGALVGILVGVVFGLIAAIGGNLLITPIYAHMTTAQVLAMVVPFLLPFNLIKFGIHGVVTFVIYKPISNLLNRSL; from the coding sequence ATGAGCGATATTTCTGGTACCCAAAAACCGTCCGATTCCCATCGACGGGACAAGACGCAATCCTCACACTCCACCGGCGTGGCCGACAAGGGCCGTTGGTCGACGCAACGCATCGCCGTCTACGCGCTCTTCGTGGCGCTGGCCATGGCGGCGTCGTTCCTCGAATTCCCCATCATGCCGGGCGTGCCGTGGCTCAAATACGACCTCTCCGGCATCATCTGCCTGGTCGCCGGCTTCGCGTTCGGCCCGTCTGCCGCGTTCATCGTCAGCGTCCTGAGCTGGATCCCCCACCTGTTCATGAACCCGTGGGGCGCGGTCATGTCCATCCTGGTCTCCGTGTTCCTGAGCGTGCCGGCGGCCATGGTCTACAAGCGCATGCGCACCCGCGTCGGCGCGCTGGTCGGCATCCTGGTCGGCGTGGTCTTCGGCCTCATCGCCGCGATCGGCGGCAACCTACTGATCACCCCGATCTACGCGCATATGACCACCGCGCAGGTGCTGGCGATGGTCGTGCCGTTCCTGCTGCCGTTCAACCTCATCAAATTCGGCATCCACGGCGTGGTCACCTTCGTGATCTACAAGCCGATCTCGAACCTGCTCAACAGGTCGCTCTAG